The nucleotide window AGCGTGTGTTTGCTCTGGCCGTTATTATTTACCACCAGGTATTTCTCAGAACCGGAAAGGACCATGTTCAGCGGAAGATCTCCCAGTGGCAGGGAACGGCCTGCTGGCGTAAGTGCCCAGCCATTGGGCAACAATATCCGTGAAGCCACGGTATCTGTTGTTTTTTGTGCGACCGCCTGCAGAGAGGCCAGCAGCAACATACTGAAAACCAGTTTTTTCATATGCATATCAGGTAATAAGCCGGTAAAAATAGCGCAGCAACACAAGCAGATACAATAGCCCTCACAATTGATAATACTAATATAATATATGAATTCCGTTCTTTTAAGTGTTTACAAAAAGCGAAGGCCCCATTGGTGTAGAAACCAATGGGGCCTTCGCTTTATATACATTTCTATGTTCGCTCCTATCTCCTCACATCAACATCATCACTAAACATCATCACCATCACCGTTACATGTTTCTGCGATATTGTCCACCTACTTCATAAAGCGCATGAGTGATCTGTCCAAGTGAACAGTGTTTCACGGTCTCCATGAGTTCTGCGAAGAGGTTGCCATTGTTGACAGCCACCTGTTGCAGTTGTTTGAGGGCAGCCTCGCTCTTGTTCCTGTGCCGTTGCTGGAAGGCTTCCAGGGTATTGATCTGGAAGGTTTTTTCTTCTGTGGTGGAGCGGATCACTTCTGCCGGGATAATGGTGGGTGAACCATTTTTATTCAGGAAGGTGTTAACGCCTATGATAGGGTATTCACCAGTGTGTTTGAGTGATTCGTAGTAGAGACTCTCTTCCTGTATTTTGTTGCGCTGGTACATTCTTTCCATAGCGCCCAGTACGCCACCGCGTTCTGTGATACGGTCAAATTCCGCCAGCACGGCCTCTTCTACCAGGTCGGTCAGTTCTTCAATGAAGAAGGAACCCTGTACCGGGTTTTCGTTTTTGGCGGTACCCAGTTCGCGGTTGATGATCAGCTGAATAGCCATCGCCCTTCTCACACTTTCTTCTGTAGGCGTGGTGATGGCTTCATCATATGCGTTGGTATGCAGGGAGTTGCAGTTATCGTAGATAGCATACAGGGCCTGCAATGTGGTACGGATATCGTTGAAATCAATCTCCTGAGCATGGAGACTGCGGCCGGAAGTCTGAATATGATATTTCAGTTTCTGGGAACGGTCGTTGCCTTTGTATTTGTATTTGATGGCTTTGGACCAGATACGGCGGGCTACGCGGCCGATCACCGAATATTCAGGATCCATACCATTACTGAAGAAGAACGAGAGGTTCGGCGCAAAATCGTCGATATTCATGCCTCTGCTGAGATAGTACTCCACATAGGTGAACCCGTTAGCCAGTGTAAAGGCCAGCTGGGTGATCGGATTGGCGCCGGCTTCCGCGATATGGTAACCGGAGATACTGACAGAATAGAAGTTACGCACCTTCTGATGGATGAAATACTCCTGTACGTCTCCCATGAGCTTCAGTGCAAATTCTGTAGAGAAGATACAGGTATTCTGTGCCTGATCTTCCTTGAGAATATCTGCCTGCACAGTACCTCTTACTGTACTGAGGGCATAGGCACGGATCTTTTTGTATACATCTTCAGGCAGTACTTCATCGCCGGAGATACCCAGGAGCTGCAGTCCCAGTCCGTCGTTACCTGCGGGCAGGTCACCACTGTAATGCGGCAGCGGATGGTCTTTGAATTTTTTCTGGATGGTGGCTTTTACCTGTTCGGTAAGACCGTTTTCAACAATATATTTCTCGCACTGCTGATCGACGGCGGCATTCATGAAGAAAGCCAGCAACACCGGCGCAGGGCCGTTGATAGTCATGGATACAGAGGTCTTCGGATCGCAGAGATCGAAGCCGCTGTATAGCTTTTTGGCATCATCCACAGTTGCGATGCTCACGCCGGAGTTTCCGATTTTGCCATAGATATCCGGGCGAACGGCAGGGTCTTCCCCGTAGAGGGTTACGCTGTCAAATGCAGTAGACAGGCGTTTGGCCGGCTGATCGATGGATACGTAGTGGAAGCGTTTGTTGGTCCTTTCAGGGCCACCTTCACCGGCGAACATGCGGGTAGGATCTTCCCCTTCCCTTTTGAGCGGGAATACACCAGCTGCATAAGGAAATTCACCTGGTACATTTTCTGTGAGCTGCCAGCGCAGGATATCACCCCAGTCTTTGTATTTAGGAAGGCTAACTTTCGGTATGCGGCTGTGGCTGAGGCTTTCTGTAAAGAGCGGCAATTTGATCACCTTATCCCTAACCTGGAATTCGTAGAAGTCGGCTGCATATTTTTTCAGCAGCGACGGCCATTCGTCTACCAGTTTTTTGCATTCAGGATGCAGGGAGGCCTGCAGCTGTGACTGTATATCTGCCAGCATCGCAGCTTTTGACGGATCAATATCTATCACGCCCTGGATCTGATACAGCTGCGTAGCTATTTTACACTGTTCATCTACCCACTTACTGTAGTCAGCAATCGCTTCCCCTATTTCGGCGAGGTAGCGTACCCTGGCAGGCGGGATGATCTGCGATTTGGTAGTGGTGGATTTGAGGCTTTCATGTACCAGCGGTCCAAAGGGAGCGCTGGTTTTTTCCACTACTTTTTCCATCACCCTTTCAAAGAGCAGGTTGATGCCTGCATCGTTGAACTGGGAAGCGATGGAGCCTACCACCGGTAGTTCCTCGTCTTTAGCAGTCCAGAGGCTGTGGTTACGTTTGTATTGTTTGCGCACATCGTGCAGTGCATCGAGGGCGCCGGCTTTGTCAAATTTGTTGATAGCAATGACGTCTGCATAGTCCAGCATGTTGATTTTTTCCAGCTGGGATGCTGCACCGTATTCAGGCGTCATTACATACAGCGATACATCACAGTAATCGGTGATGGCAGTGTCGCTCTGACCGATACCGGAAGTTTCGAGGATGATGAAATCGAAGCCTGCCAGTTTGCAGATATCGATGGCTTCCTGGATATGTTCGCTGATAGCTTTGTCGCTTTCCCGGGTAGCGAGAGAGCGCATATAGGCCCGTGGGTGGTGGATGGCGTTCATGCGGATACGGTCACCCAGCAAGGCGCCACCGGTTTTCTTTTTGGACGGGTCTACCGATATCACGGCTACGGTCTTGTCGCTGAATTGGGTCAGGTAGCGGCGCACTAGTTCGTCTGTCACGCTACTTTTACCAGCGCCGCCGGTGCCGGTGATACCCAGCACAGGGGTTGCATTGTCTTCTGCAGGTGTATTGGTAATCTGAGTACCTGCCTCAACATCCACTGTTACTGCTTTTCGGGCTTTTACGCCGCTCAGCAGTGCTACCGGCATGTCATTTTCCGCCAGGCTGATGCCGCGGGCGATGATCTTAGGATTCCTGCTTTTTTTCAGCTGCGGGATATCTTCCACATTACTGCCGCTGGCCAGCGGTTTAACAGGGATGTCACACTGACGGATGAGGTCTTCGATCATACCTTCCAGCCCCATCTGACGGCCATCATCCGGAGAGTACAGCCGGGCAATACCGTAAGCATGCAGCTCTTCTATCTCTGTAGGCAGGATGGTACCACCTCCGCCACCGAAGATCTTGATATGTCCGCACCCTTTCTCCTGCAACAGGTCGTACATGTATTTAAAAAACTCTACGTGCCCTCCCTGATAAGAGGTAACGGCAATACCCTGTGCATCTTCCTGAACAGCACAGTCTACTATTTCTGCAGCGGAACGGTTGTGACCCAGATGGATCACTTCGGCGCCTTTTGCCTGCATAATCCTCCGCATGATATTGATGGCGGCATCATGCCCGTCAAATAAAGCTGCTGCAGTTACAATGCGAACCTTATGTTGTGGTGTATATGACATATGATCTTTTTTTCTCTCACAATGGGACCAGGGGAGCAAAGGGGCAGCAAACCGCTGTCACTTTTCCAGAGACCTTTGCAAGCAATGCAAGTTACGGAAAAAGCGGCTCAACTACAGGCCTACCATGGGTTTAGAAGAGATTAAACAGGAAAACAGTCTTATTGCAAATTATTTAACCATTCCTGAAAAGGGTTAGTTTTTCCCTAAAACGACTTTCCCCTGTACCATCAACCGGCACAAGGGAAAGTGAACGAATAAGACACCATGCAAAAGTGCTTAGCAGCCTTCTTGTTTCATAACGTGGAATTATAAAATCAAACTATTGATAAAATATTTATTGATTTCTTTTTGGCATACTTGATAAAAGGAAAATTTCTAATACCGCTTCGTTGGCAATACGTACTACGCTGATTTAAATTCTGGTTTTCATCTACCCCTGAAAAACCGTTTTTTCAGGATGTGTATATTTTACACAATCTTACTTAATTTTTTGTTAAAAACAAACTTTTTTTTCATTTTCTGGAGAAATAAATCAAAAAATGGTTTGTACCGGGCACAAGGGATCTAACCCTTCCTGGCAAAGGGTTTGAATACGATTAATATTAACGGGAAAACGAGTGGGAAACGAAGTAGCAGCTAAAAAAATATCATACGTTCTTATCTAGAAGCCTATGCCCAGATAACGCTTTTTACGCTGGTCGTATTTCTCAAAATTAAACTTGTAGAGTTTGGCAGGTCGGTGCGGTACATCTTCTTCTTCTTCATTCAGGTCCAGCAAAAGGTCCATTGAAAGAAACTTCTTGCGGAAATTACGGCGGTCCAGCTCTACATCCAGGATGGCTTCGTACAGGTTTTGCAGCTCGCGCAAGGAGAATTTTTTCGGCAACAGGTTGAAGCCCACAGGCTGTACCATCACCTGTTGTTTGAGCCGTTCGTGGCAGGTATCCAGAATCTGTTTATGGTCGAACGCCATATTCTGTAAGTCTTTCACAGAATGCCAGTGCAGATCGTTATTATTTTTTTTCAGTTCTACATGTTCAATATTCACGAGCGAATAATAGGCTACTGTAATTACACGGCCCGCAGGGTGACGGTTGATAGCACCGAAGGTCTGCACCTGCTCCATATACACATTATCCAGACCTGTCCGTGCTTTGAGCACTCTGTAGGCTGCCTCGTCCAGCTCTTCATCCGGCCGTACAACATCTCCCAGTAATGACCATTTGCCTTTATATTCTTTCAGATCGGATTCAATCAACAACACTTTCAGCTCATCGTTATTAAATCCAAAAATGACACAGTCCACCGAAATGGCGACTTTGAAATAGCTCTTTATCTCAACAAGGTGAGTATTGATGTTTTTGGTGTACATAGACATCATAAAATACGTGGAATTTCTGTTATGATTCTAAATCTTGCTGAAAGGTATTCATTATCCGAATGAAAGCAAAAATTAGCCTGTTAAAAGCAGAAAAAAAGCGGATTTTTTTGCCTGTTTATAAGGAAGCAGAAAGATAAGTTTATTTTTACAGCTCAGTATTCGATAATTATGTACACAAAGGAAATAGAAATAACCCTGACACAGCTGGCCAAAGATCTGCTCAGCCACCTGCAGCAACAAACACTGTTGCAATCCATTGATGAAACCCTGGAAGCATTACGTCGGGTAATCACATACAACGACTGGCGCTACTATGTGCAAAGTGATCCGGTACTCAGCGACTACGAATATGATCAGCTCTTTGCCTGGCTCAAAAAACTGGAACAGGAACGTCCGGACCTCATCAGTCCCGACTCTCCCACCCAGCGCGTCGCCAAAGGGCTCACCAAGGAGTTTGTCACCGTACAGCACCTGGTGCCTATGCTCAGTCTCGAAAACTCCTACAATGCCGACGATCTGATCGACTGGGACCGCAAAGCCCGCGAAGGCGCCGGGCTGCCGGAGATAGAGTATTGTATTGAACCGAAGTTTGATGGTGCCAGCATCTCACTCATTTATGAGAACGACCGCCTTACCCGCGGTGCCACCCGTGGTGACGGTATTGCAGGAGAAGACATTACCACCAATATCCGGCAAATACGTTCTATTCCACTGTCTGCCAGCTTCTCCAAATATGGTATCCATCAGATAGAAATACGCGGCGAAGTACTGATCAACAAAAACACCTTCAAAGCATTCAACGATAAACGCATTGCCGAGAACCTGCCACCACTGGCCAATCCACGCAACGCCGCCTCCGGCTCGCTGCGCATGGTAGACCCTAATGAAGTGGCCAAACGCGGACTGGAAGCTTTTCTCTACCATATGAGTTATCATACCATGGAAGACGAACAGCAGGAACCCGATGCCATCAAAACACATAGCGGTACACTCGACCTCCTGTCCACACTCGGTTTCCGTAGCCCTGCCAAAGAGAAAAAAGTAGTAACAGGCATCCAGGCTGTCATCGATTACTGCCTGCAGTTTGAAGCAGAACGCGACAACCTGCCTTATGAGATTGATGGCATGGTGATCAAGGTAAATGATTATGCCCTGCAGGATAAACTGGGGATGACCACCCACCATCCACGCTGGGCCATCGCCTATAAATTCAAAGCACGCCAGGCTACCAGCAGACTGCGTGCTGTAGAATTCCAGGTAGGCCGTACCGGCTCTATCACCCCGGTAGCTAAAATAGATCCGGTACATATCGGTGGCGTAACCGTTTCTTCTATCTCCCTGTTCAACGAAGACGTGATCCGGGAAAAAGATCTCAAACTGGGCGACATGGTACTGGTAGAAAGAGCCGGCGATGTAATCCCTTATATCGTGAAGTCGGTTGCCGACCTGCGCACCGGCGAAGAACAGGATATCATATTCCCTACCAGCTGCCCCGTTTGCAGCGACAAACTGGTAAAACCGGAAGAAGAAAGTGTATGGCGCTGCACCAATATCAATTGTGAAGCTCAGGTGGTAGAACGTATGATCCACTTTGTCAGCAAAGATGCCATGGACATCAAAAGCTTCGGAGAAAGCAACGTGCGCAAGTTCTACACCCAGGGCCTGATGAAAGACATCCCTGGCATCTATCAGCTGGACTTCGATAAGATCGGCGCCATGGAAGGCTTTGGTAAAAAATCGCTCAGCAATCTGCAAACAGCCATAGAGCAGTCCAAAGCCCAGCCGCTGCATCGCCTGATATTCGGCCTGGGCATCCGCTATGTAGGTGAAACTACCGCCAAAACACTGGCCAATGCCGTCACCAATATCATGGACCTGAAAGACTGGACAGAAGAGCAGATACTTGCCCTGGAAGACATCGGTCCAAAAGTAGCCGGTGCCATCCGTCAGTTCTTCGCCAATGAAGATAATATCCATATGCTCGAAAAACTGGCTTCGCTGGGCATCAACATGACCAACACCAAAAGCCAGCTGCATACTTCCGGTACCCTCAGCGAACAAACCTTCCTCTTTACCGGTACCCTCCACAAGCTGAAACGCAGTGAAGCAGAAGAAATGGTAGAACAACAGGGCGGTAAAATCATGAGCGGCGTAAGCAGTAAACTCAACTACCTCGTAGTAGGAGATGATGCCGGCAGTAAACTGGAAAAAGCAAAAAAAATCAACACCATCCGGATCATCACAGAAGATGAGTTCCTGGAGATGATCAAATAGTACTATGATTGATGATACTTTTTATATGAAGCAGGCGCTGAAAGAAGCGCATAAAGCTTTTGAAGATGGCGAAGTGCCTATTGGCGCCGTGGTGGTACTCAACAACCAGATCATCGGCCGTGGACACAATCAGGTAGAGCGATTAAACGATTGTACCGCACATGCGGAAATGATCGCGCTCACCGCAGCCTTTAATACACTGGGCAGCAAATACCTGATGGAAGCCACCCTGTACGTGACTGTAGAGCCTTGCCTGATGTGTGCCGGCGCCTTGTACTGGAGCAAGATAGGAAAAATCGTATATGCGGCGGCGGATGATAAAAACAGCTATCGCCGCGCCACCGGCGACCGCTCTCCTTTTCATCCCAAAACCAAACTGGAGGCCGGTCCCTGCCGGGAAGAAAGCCTCCAGCTGATGAAAACTTTTTTTGAGCAAAAACGCTAACCATATTCTTAATCAAAAATTGTTGAAAGACCGGAATTATGCATCAGAAAAACATCGTTATCATTGGTTCTTCAGGCCATGGTAAGGTAGTGGCAGACATCCTTTCCCTGATGCCGCAATATAAGGTGGCAGGCTTCATTGATGCCTTCAGGGAAAAGGGGACCGTTTGTACCGGAGGACTGACTGTTTTGGGAGCAGAGCAGGACCTCCCGGCTATCATGCAAAACCTGAACGTGTGTGGAGGTATTGTGGCCATTGGCGACAATTGGGTCCGCAGCCAGGTAGTAGCTAAAATACAGGCTATCGCTCCCGGCTTCGAATTTATCAATGCGGTACACCCTTCCGCAGTGATATCTGCCAGCGCCACCATCGGTACAGGCAATATGATTTCTGCCAATGCTGTCATCAATGCCCATAGCAACATCGGCCACCATTGTATCATCAATTCGGCAGCCTGTATAGAACACGACAACCAGATGGATGATTACTCCAGCGTAGCACCACGGGTGGTGACAGGCGGAAACGTTGCCATCGGAACATTTACAGCAGTCAGTATAGGCGCCATCGTTAAACATGGTATCAGGATCGGAGAACACAGCCTGATCGGCGCCGGCGCTCTGGTACTCAAAAACGTGGATGCTTTCAGCACCTGGTATGGCGTGCCCGCCAGGAAAATGGCTGAACGCAAAGCCGGTGAAAAATATCTGTAGAAATATTCCATAAAAAGAAAAGACGCAAAGGACATCCCTTGCGTCTTTTCTCATTTTATGAAAGAAGATTACTTCATGCTTTTGTTCTCCATCAGTTTGTTGAGGGCCATCATCTGTTTCATGGTCTGGTCCATTCCTTCAGAAGAACCATCCAGGAAGATCACATTGCCTTTGGAGTTTTCTGCAAAGTTTTTGATGGCTTCGGTCCACATGGAGAAAAGGATCACAGAGGTATCGAGGTTAGCCTGTTGCATTTCTTTGGCGGCGGTGGTCATACCTTTGGCCACTTCCTCGCGGAACAGGGCTACACCCATACCACGCAGCTGTGCTGCCTGACGTTCAGCTTCCGCAGCGATTTTGATCGCATTACCATCTGCTTCCGCTGCTTTGGTTTTAGTGATCAGCAATGCCTGACCTTCGTTTTCTGCGGCGGCTTTCAGGTTGTTGGAAGATACTACCTGTGCCATGGATTTCATGATCACTTCATCGAAGGTGATATCATTCATCTGCAGGTCTAACAGGTGAAAACCCCACTCTTCCAGGGTTTTATCGATCTGCTCTTTTACGTGTTCTGTAATGTCTTTACGCAGACCGAGTACTTCTGCCTGTCTTTTGGTGGCTACAAATCCACGGATGGAGCCTTCGATGGTGCGTACCAGCGCCTGCATGAAACTTCTTTCATCCATGAATTTAAAAGCTACGTTTTTCAGTGTTTCTTCTTCCTGGTTCCATACGGAATAAAGCAACATAGCTTTGAAGTATACATTGGCCTGATCAATGGTGATGGCCTGGAACTCCAGCTCCACAGACCTGTTCTGAACAGAGATCTTTTTAAATACTTTTTCGACCAGGGGTATTTTCCAGTTCAGGCCAGGAAAGAGGATGCGGTTGTATTTACCGAAAATGGTGGTAATAGCAACATTGCCCTGCTGTACAGTAACGAAGGAAGACAGGGCTACAATAAGGCCCAGGAATGCCACGATCATCAGGAATACATTCATAATGCGTATTTTTTGTTAGGTAGGGTTTGAACGCCTAAATATAATCAAATAAACCGCAATATCAGAGATGGGCATATGCTTCCGCAAGCTGGATGCAGGTTAGATTTTGAGGGTGTTTGTGTGAAGACAAACAATGGATGAAAAACTGAGCTTAAAAAGACAATGAATGAATATTAAAAAAAGCTTAGTAATTAAATCCTTTGTTTTCTTCTGAAATATATGAATACATCATCCAGTTCAATTTGTTTCAATTGGTAAGCCAACCGTGTTCTCAGGTCCTCAGTCTCGTCTTTGATCTTTCGATACTGATCTTTCAGATTTTCATAACGTTCCACAATTTCCTCCGCAGTGGCAGTTTGATCCAGTTGTAAGATATAAAATGCTCTTTCCTCGGTTATCATAGTGATAGGGGGTATTTCAGCCAATAATCATGTCCGGATGTTTAAAAAACATGCTTCATTTTAATTCACTAAATTAGTGGAGATTCAAAAGCAAGCAAATACCCAACCTTGGGTATTTTTAGAAAAATTTAGCAAAGTTTAGCAATTTTCTCTCCGCATTTTTTCACTCCACAAACATTGATAATCAGCAAAATACAATTTAGCAATATACTTTTCATTCCGGGACATTCATTTTGAGGGTATATAAAAAACGGTGACAGAATGCGAAAAACTGATACTATTTTAACAAAGAAATCATTGATAACCGATCTTCCGGGCGATGGCTACCAGCTCTGTAGTATTGCGGACTTTTAGTTTCAACCGGATATTTTTACGGTGTGTTTCCACGGTATAGCGGCTCAGGTTCAGGGAATGGGCTATCTCTTTATTGTTCAGTCCTTGTACTGCGAGGCCCAACACGTCTTTTTCCCTTGCGGTGAGTTTATTCAACAGATTTTCGTTCTGCCGGCGCAGTATTTCACTGAGGGCCACAGAAATTTGTGCATTGGTATCGATAGCATGGGTAAGGTCCAGAAAGGCGCAGATGATCTCCTGTACACGCCCGTTGGCATCCCAGGTGAAGGGCACTTCCAGCCCCAGCAACCAGCGGTATTCTTCCTCTCCTTTTTTACGAATACGGGCTACTCCTCCAAAATGGCTTTTGTTGTCAATGAAAGATTGCTGGGCCACCACAGCCAGCGCGAAATCATCCGGATGCATAATATGCTGGAAAAATTCCATTCCCATGCCAGTCAACTCTGTGACAGTAAATCCAAATGTCTCCGCCAGACCGGTATTGCACCAGGTAATGGACTTGTTGTTATTATCATAACTGTAAAGCATTGCAGGTACACTGTTCAGAATGCTCTCTAACAACTGATTACGATCTCTTAATTGCTCATTTTCCTTTCGCAAAGCGGTGAGGGAAAGGTTTTGCCCAAAGTCCGAGCCTGTATGCATACTATACGTTTTAAACAAACAATAGGTAAACAACTGTCAGGCACATACGAAAAAACATGTCTGATGTTACGTCCTGTAAACCGAGTACATGTAAATATAAAATAATTTTCCATATGACCCAGCATTTGGCTGGTGCTAATTTAGTAATTGAAAAATGAAATTGATATTTAACGGATTGGCAGTAAATTTGGCGACTATCAAGAAATAATATTTTCAAACCCAATAAAAACAGAAGTTATGGCATTTACACTCCCGAGCTTACCCTACGCTACTGATGCGTTAGAGCCTCATTTTGATAAATTGACAATGGAAATTCACCACGGTAAGCACCATCAGGCATATGTTGACAATCTGAACAAAGCGATTGCCGGCACTGAGAATGAGAATAAATCCCTGGAAGAACTGGTGGCAAATGCTGGTAAAATAAGCCCTGCTGTAAGAAACAACGGCGGTGGTCACTGGAATCACAGCTTCTTCTGGACCAGCCTCGCTCCTAACGCAGGTGGCAAACCTTCCGGTAAACTGGCAGAAGCAATCGACAGCACCTTCGGTTCTTTCGATGCCTTCAAGGAAAAATTCAACACTGCCGGCGCTACCCGCTTCGGTTCCGGTTGGGCATGGCTGCTCCTGAAAGACGGTAAACTGGAAGTTTCTTCCACTCCTAACCAGGACAACCCACTGATGGACGTTGCTGAAGTAAAAGGTACCCCTATCCTGGGCGTTGACGTATGGGAACACGCATACTACCTGAAATATCAAAACCGTCGTCCGGAATACCTGAATGCTTTCTGGAACGTAATCGACTGGAACGCTATCAGCAAAAGATATGAAGCTGCCGCTCAATAAGGCTTGTAGCTGATATATAAAAAAACAAACCCCGCCAGAAAATGGCGGGGTTTGTTTTTTTACAAGGTCTGTATATTACAGCTCTTTGATTTTAATATTCTTGAGCCAGATCTCACTACCATGGTCCTGCAACGCAATGTGGCCTTTTTTAGACATTCCGTAGCCTTTGGCGTCTTTCCATTTTCCTTCTTCCTTGTGTTTCTTCCACTCATCTGTCCACAGATCATACCCGGCTGTTTTTTGTCCGTTCAGCCAGTGTTCCACATGGCCTTTGTTGACAACAATGCGGGTAGTATTCCATTGTCCGATAGGATTGGAAGCCGCTACCAGCGGAGGATTCATCGCATAGTTAGCACCAGTCTTCTGCCAGTCTTCCAGCTTATCCGGGAAGTTGTTATCATCAATGATCTGATATTCCGGACCACTCAGATAAGGAGCATCAAATGCTTCGGTCACCATATACAGAATGCCGCTATTGCCCTGTGCTGCCAGTTTCCAGTCTGCTGTCAGTTCAAAGTTCTCAAATTCCTTATCGGTGATCAGGTCGCCGCGTTTATCGCTTTTATCGGTGGCACTGCCCAGGCAATGTAAGATGCCGTTTTCTGCTATCCAGGTATCTGTAGGCTTGTTTTTAAAACCACGCCAGCCATCTTTGCTGGTACCATTGAACAGCAGCTGCCAGCCTGCTGCCTTGTCAGCTTCGCTGAGGGCAGTGATAGCGGAAGTATCTACTACTGCTGCAGATGCATGTGCAGCGGTAGTATCAGCATGTACGGCTGTTGTATCTTTGGTTTCCTTTGTAGCGCCTCCGCCACATGACATCACGGTAACGGCCATTGCAGACAGGGCTGGTACTAATAACTTTTTCATATGGTTCACTATTTTGTGGATTAAATAACTTTCAGGTTCTGTGGATCCCACTGAATGATCTTGTTGTTGAAATAACTTTCATTGCACAACAAGGCAGGTGCTGCTGCACGGAAGCCGAACAGCGGATCTTCTGCTACTTTACCACCGGTACGCATAGCATTGAAGAGATTGTAGAAGTGGTCAAAATGCGCACCTTTATAACCTTTCTCTGCTTCATACACCATTTTATCCTGCGGCAGGATGTCTGCACGGTGATAGGTAAACGATTTTTTAGCTTCAGCAGCCGCGTTGGCAGCAGCCAGCGGATCATTTTCATCCACGGCTACATTGTTACGGTACAAGGTTACACGGTCCCACTCTACTGTCATAGAACCTTCGCTGCCCACCATACGCAGGTAGTTGGTACCACCGGTGCCATCTACGAAGTTGACACGCAATGAGAGGTTAAATGCCGGATGGACTGCTGTTTCCGGATAATCAAACATACCCAGCATAACGTCTGGTACTTCCCTACCATCGTTCCAGTAACGCAGACCACCTGTAGCCATCACTTTATTAGGACCGATGGAACCGGTCACCAGGTGCAGACTGGAGAACAGATGTACAAACAGATCACCGGAAACACCGGTACCATAATCTTTGTAATTACGCCAGCGGAAGAAACGCAGCGGGTCAAATGCACGCTTGGGCGCGTTTTTGAGGTAGGCGTCCCAGTCTACTGTTTTAGGAGAGGCATCGGCCGGGATAGGATACTGCCAGGCGCCGGTAGGCGACATACGTGCCCAGAACCCTTC belongs to Chitinophaga sp. HK235 and includes:
- a CDS encoding methylmalonyl-CoA mutase family protein; this translates as MSYTPQHKVRIVTAAALFDGHDAAINIMRRIMQAKGAEVIHLGHNRSAAEIVDCAVQEDAQGIAVTSYQGGHVEFFKYMYDLLQEKGCGHIKIFGGGGGTILPTEIEELHAYGIARLYSPDDGRQMGLEGMIEDLIRQCDIPVKPLASGSNVEDIPQLKKSRNPKIIARGISLAENDMPVALLSGVKARKAVTVDVEAGTQITNTPAEDNATPVLGITGTGGAGKSSVTDELVRRYLTQFSDKTVAVISVDPSKKKTGGALLGDRIRMNAIHHPRAYMRSLATRESDKAISEHIQEAIDICKLAGFDFIILETSGIGQSDTAITDYCDVSLYVMTPEYGAASQLEKINMLDYADVIAINKFDKAGALDALHDVRKQYKRNHSLWTAKDEELPVVGSIASQFNDAGINLLFERVMEKVVEKTSAPFGPLVHESLKSTTTKSQIIPPARVRYLAEIGEAIADYSKWVDEQCKIATQLYQIQGVIDIDPSKAAMLADIQSQLQASLHPECKKLVDEWPSLLKKYAADFYEFQVRDKVIKLPLFTESLSHSRIPKVSLPKYKDWGDILRWQLTENVPGEFPYAAGVFPLKREGEDPTRMFAGEGGPERTNKRFHYVSIDQPAKRLSTAFDSVTLYGEDPAVRPDIYGKIGNSGVSIATVDDAKKLYSGFDLCDPKTSVSMTINGPAPVLLAFFMNAAVDQQCEKYIVENGLTEQVKATIQKKFKDHPLPHYSGDLPAGNDGLGLQLLGISGDEVLPEDVYKKIRAYALSTVRGTVQADILKEDQAQNTCIFSTEFALKLMGDVQEYFIHQKVRNFYSVSISGYHIAEAGANPITQLAFTLANGFTYVEYYLSRGMNIDDFAPNLSFFFSNGMDPEYSVIGRVARRIWSKAIKYKYKGNDRSQKLKYHIQTSGRSLHAQEIDFNDIRTTLQALYAIYDNCNSLHTNAYDEAITTPTEESVRRAMAIQLIINRELGTAKNENPVQGSFFIEELTDLVEEAVLAEFDRITERGGVLGAMERMYQRNKIQEESLYYESLKHTGEYPIIGVNTFLNKNGSPTIIPAEVIRSTTEEKTFQINTLEAFQQRHRNKSEAALKQLQQVAVNNGNLFAELMETVKHCSLGQITHALYEVGGQYRRNM
- the ligA gene encoding NAD-dependent DNA ligase LigA; this translates as MYTKEIEITLTQLAKDLLSHLQQQTLLQSIDETLEALRRVITYNDWRYYVQSDPVLSDYEYDQLFAWLKKLEQERPDLISPDSPTQRVAKGLTKEFVTVQHLVPMLSLENSYNADDLIDWDRKAREGAGLPEIEYCIEPKFDGASISLIYENDRLTRGATRGDGIAGEDITTNIRQIRSIPLSASFSKYGIHQIEIRGEVLINKNTFKAFNDKRIAENLPPLANPRNAASGSLRMVDPNEVAKRGLEAFLYHMSYHTMEDEQQEPDAIKTHSGTLDLLSTLGFRSPAKEKKVVTGIQAVIDYCLQFEAERDNLPYEIDGMVIKVNDYALQDKLGMTTHHPRWAIAYKFKARQATSRLRAVEFQVGRTGSITPVAKIDPVHIGGVTVSSISLFNEDVIREKDLKLGDMVLVERAGDVIPYIVKSVADLRTGEEQDIIFPTSCPVCSDKLVKPEEESVWRCTNINCEAQVVERMIHFVSKDAMDIKSFGESNVRKFYTQGLMKDIPGIYQLDFDKIGAMEGFGKKSLSNLQTAIEQSKAQPLHRLIFGLGIRYVGETTAKTLANAVTNIMDLKDWTEEQILALEDIGPKVAGAIRQFFANEDNIHMLEKLASLGINMTNTKSQLHTSGTLSEQTFLFTGTLHKLKRSEAEEMVEQQGGKIMSGVSSKLNYLVVGDDAGSKLEKAKKINTIRIITEDEFLEMIK
- a CDS encoding NUDIX domain-containing protein, with the translated sequence MMSMYTKNINTHLVEIKSYFKVAISVDCVIFGFNNDELKVLLIESDLKEYKGKWSLLGDVVRPDEELDEAAYRVLKARTGLDNVYMEQVQTFGAINRHPAGRVITVAYYSLVNIEHVELKKNNNDLHWHSVKDLQNMAFDHKQILDTCHERLKQQVMVQPVGFNLLPKKFSLRELQNLYEAILDVELDRRNFRKKFLSMDLLLDLNEEEEDVPHRPAKLYKFNFEKYDQRKKRYLGIGF
- a CDS encoding nucleoside deaminase, which produces MIDDTFYMKQALKEAHKAFEDGEVPIGAVVVLNNQIIGRGHNQVERLNDCTAHAEMIALTAAFNTLGSKYLMEATLYVTVEPCLMCAGALYWSKIGKIVYAAADDKNSYRRATGDRSPFHPKTKLEAGPCREESLQLMKTFFEQKR